GTGAGGGTTAGTTTCATATTGCCCAAAAACATATATCACTTATACTTGGTGTGTTAATTTTCAGGGTAGAAAGTATAAAATTTGATACCATGTTTCCTTCAAATTTTATACTTTCTGACGGCAAGAAAAGCTTCCTCTAATGATGGACTAGACGACTTCTTCGAGAGGGCTTCAATAGAAGCTTTTCTTATACCTTTTTCTCAGCTCTATATAAGCGATAGCCTATCTCTTGAGCGTGTGTCATGGTCAACAGCTGATGCTTTTGCTGGATATGCTCTAGTTGTGGATGGAGAGTCTTTGAAGGGTTTAGATCCATAGGCTCTATTGATTGAGAAGGAGCAGTAGCCTTAGCAAGAGCACTGGCAACAGATTCTCCTCCACGCACCTCACTTTTGGTAAATCCAGCGTCTATTAATAACTTAAGCCACTCCTGTTCTGTTGGTATATGCTCAATGTTATAGAAGCTTTTAAATTCATCTAGCTTTTTTCCGATACTGGGGGACTCAGCTGTCATTTCTAAAAGTATGAGAGCTCCATTTGGCTTTAATACTCGGTATAATTCTTTAATGCTTTGAGGGACTGAGGTGAAAATAAGGACAGATTCGGTAATAACAAAGTCAAAGCTATGCTGTTCAAACGGAAGCTGTTGTACATCTCCTTGTACGGAATGGATCGATAGTCCATCTCGTGAAAAACGCTGTGTAGCTTTCTCAAGCATCGTCTCATTATGATCAATAACTGTTACTTTACAACCATATTGAGACGCAATATAGGATGCTGTCTGCCCCGTTCCACAGCCTGCATCAAGTAGTTCTGTATGGGGGTGGAGCCTCTCTTGTTCTAAAAATTGCTTTGTAAACCCGAAGCCACCAGGATGTGCTCCCCCAATGCCAAGCTGTGCTAGATAAGTCTCATACAAACTCGATTCCATAAGTCCTCCTTATACTTGAGTCATTGATATAGTTTACGCACCTCCCTGTTCAATTTGTTCCAGTATATTTTTGTTCCATCATGTTATTGTGTAATCATTCAGCTGATTGCTTTACTAGCGCTATCGAAGTATGCTATATTTTCAATGAATTGTTAGCATTGAAACGTAAGAGAATAAAACTTGAATAGTGATGTACTAGGAGGAAAAGCTGTGAGTCGATTTGATTTAGATAA
This region of Bacillus horti genomic DNA includes:
- a CDS encoding class I SAM-dependent methyltransferase, which produces MESSLYETYLAQLGIGGAHPGGFGFTKQFLEQERLHPHTELLDAGCGTGQTASYIASQYGCKVTVIDHNETMLEKATQRFSRDGLSIHSVQGDVQQLPFEQHSFDFVITESVLIFTSVPQSIKELYRVLKPNGALILLEMTAESPSIGKKLDEFKSFYNIEHIPTEQEWLKLLIDAGFTKSEVRGGESVASALAKATAPSQSIEPMDLNPSKTLHPQLEHIQQKHQLLTMTHAQEIGYRLYRAEKKV